DNA sequence from the Tenacibaculum mesophilum genome:
GCAGTATTAATATCTTCCAAAGGTTTTCCTATTCTAGATATCCCTTTCCCTATTAATCTGGCCGTTGGCGTAACTGTATTATCACAAAGTGATTTAGCACTATCTATTCTTCCGTTCGTTACATGATCTCTAATTTGATCCATGAAATTAACATCTACTTTTGATGCTTCTTTAATAGCAAAAAAACGTTCAAAATAAATGTAAAGAGCCACGGCTAACAACACGAATAACAAAGCGATAATAATTTGACCGCCTACACCTCCATCCATAATTAAATTATAGATTGATAACGTTTTTTCTTGAGGTACTTCTTCTACCAACTCCTGAGTTTCTTGAAATAATAGCATGAATACTAAATTAGAATTTATATTATGTTTTCGCTATTTAACTAACGATTTCTTTTACTTAAAATTGTTTGATGTAAAAAGTCTTCCCTACTTTTAACAATGAAGGAAGACTTTTACTTTTATTATGTTTAATTACTTAATAACAGTATTTCTGAAGTCATAAAAAAGAACTTTATACCAGTTCTTTTAATGCTATTTCAAAAGCTGTTTCACTTATTTGAGTTTTTGCAGCACTTTTAGCATGTGTCCTTTGTAAGGCTTTTTTAATAGTATTTGATGTATCTTCAAAAATAGCTTGATCTGTCATTTCTACTCTTCGCTCCATAAAGTATGCAAATACTCTTGCCATACCACAGTTTGAAATAAAGTCTGGAATCAAACTCACTTTTTTATCAGTATCTTCCATAATAGATCCAAAGAAAATTTCTTTATCTGCAAATGGAACATTTGCTCCACAAGAAATAACTTCTAATCCTGAATTTATCATCTGGTTAATTTGCTCTTGATTAACTAACCTTGAAGCTGCACACGGTGCGAAAACTTCACAAGGAAGATTCCAAACACGCTCATTCATCTCTTCAAAAGGAATCATGTTTTCAGATACTAACGTATTCCCATCTTTATTTAAAAACATTTCTTGAATTTCTTCAAAAGAGAATCCTTCTTCTTTAATAACTCCTCCAACACGATCAATAATTCCTACTACTTTAGCTCCCATTTGTGCTAAATAATACGCTGCGGCTGAACCCACATTACCAAAACCTTGTACTACAGCACGCTTTCCTTCTACTGTTCCTCCATAAATATCGTAGTAATGACGAACTGCTTCCGCAACTCCATATCCAGTAATCATGTCAGCTACTGTATATTTTCTGGCTACGCTTGGTGATAAACTTTCATCTTCTAACACTTTAATAACTCCATGACGTAACTGACCAATACGGTTAATTTTATCTGCTTCGGTAGGCTTGAAATGTCCATTAAAAACTCCCTCTTGCGGATGCCAAACTCCACTATCTTCTGTAATCGGAATTACTTCATGGATTTCATCAACGTTTAAATCTCCTCCTGTTCCATAATAGTTTTTTAATAATGGTGCAACAGCTTTATACCAACGCTCTAAAACTCCTTTTTTACGAGGATCTTGTGGATCAAAATTAATTCCTGATTTTGCTCCTCCAATTGCTGGCCCCGATACCGTAAATTTCACTTCCATAGTTTTAGCAAGTGACATTACTTCATATTTATCTAATCCTTTACGCATACGTGTACCA
Encoded proteins:
- a CDS encoding MotA/TolQ/ExbB proton channel family protein, producing MLLFQETQELVEEVPQEKTLSIYNLIMDGGVGGQIIIALLFVLLAVALYIYFERFFAIKEASKVDVNFMDQIRDHVTNGRIDSAKSLCDNTVTPTARLIGKGISRIGKPLEDINTAIENAGKLEVYKLERNVSVLATIAGAAPMIGFLGTVIGMIVAIHEIANSGGQIDIKMLSDGLYTAMTTTVAGLIVGIIAYIAYNHLVVRTDKVVYQMEAKSVEFLDLLNEPV
- a CDS encoding Glu/Leu/Phe/Val dehydrogenase dimerization domain-containing protein; translated protein: MKELLKQYEEKQPEIVFNWKDPETEAEGWTVINSLRGGAAGGGTRMRKGLDKYEVMSLAKTMEVKFTVSGPAIGGAKSGINFDPQDPRKKGVLERWYKAVAPLLKNYYGTGGDLNVDEIHEVIPITEDSGVWHPQEGVFNGHFKPTEADKINRIGQLRHGVIKVLEDESLSPSVARKYTVADMITGYGVAEAVRHYYDIYGGTVEGKRAVVQGFGNVGSAAAYYLAQMGAKVVGIIDRVGGVIKEEGFSFEEIQEMFLNKDGNTLVSENMIPFEEMNERVWNLPCEVFAPCAASRLVNQEQINQMINSGLEVISCGANVPFADKEIFFGSIMEDTDKKVSLIPDFISNCGMARVFAYFMERRVEMTDQAIFEDTSNTIKKALQRTHAKSAAKTQISETAFEIALKELV